One Gemmatimonadota bacterium genomic window, GAGTATCCGGCGGCGACTATGATTCGGCATTGAAAAGCTGGGAGGAAGCGGTCCGCCTGGCCGGCGAAACGGATGGAGCGGAGGCGCGGGAGGCCTTGACGGCCATGCGGGCCCGTACCGAGGCCGCCGACCGGGTTTTGAACGCCCTTGAACGGGCCAGAGCGCTGCGACCGGGTTTTACCACCGCCCATTTCAACATTGGCCTTGTCAACGATCTTCTGCACCGTTACCATCAGGCCATTCGAAGCTACGAAGAAGTCGTCCGCCTCGCCCCGGAGCTTCCCGCCGGTCATTTTCGCCTGGGTATCGCGTACTACCGGCTTGGCGACGACGAAAGAGCCCGGGATACGATGCGTGAGTACATTCGGCTCTCCACGGACCCCATGCTGCTTCCCCAGGTGGAGACCTTTCTGAATAAGTCGCGGTGAGCCGGACAGCTGGTTCACCGGCAGCAATGTTGAACACCTATGACCGCAAAACCGCTCGAACTCGTCGTACAGGAACGTCCGTTTCCCGAATACGCCGCGTGGTGGCCGGTCGGCAGCGAATTCACCACGTTCATGTCCGATGCCGTCGTTACCGAATGGCGGAAGCTTTACCAGAACGACGGGGCGTTCGAAGACGTGCAGGAATACCTCGCAACATACCTTGAGGCAGTGTATCACAGGCCGGCCCGGGGCGGACTGCTTGAATCCTTTGTCGGTCGTAACGGCGGCAGGGCGCCGCAGGCGGGGCAACCCGGGCAGTCCACGCAGTCCGGGCAGCCCACACAGTCCGTGCAGTCCATGCGGTCCGGAGAATTCGACGCCCTTTCCTACGCCTTCTACCGATCGGCCTTCGAGCGCATCGAACGGCACATCGATCTCTATGATCATGCGCTGGAGCGGGAGCGCCGCCTTTTTACCGTTCGCGTGGGAAAACGGTTCTTCGATCGGCTGCGGGATCACCTTGAACTGGACCTGCCCGGCGACTTGGCTGTCCCGGACCAGGTGAGGCAGCTATCCGAAGGGATCGGCCGCGTCGGACGTTTCCTGCACGACCAGGGATACCTTCGCAGTCACTTCGCCTTCCGTTTCGACGTCGACATCGAGCATGGGGGCACACGAATCTTGCAGCACGCCGATGACGTCATTGAACGTCTGCGGAATGGCCAGGCGGCCTACGCGCTGTACGAGATGGGCTATCCCGTCATACTCCCGTCGGCGGTCTATCTCTACCACACGATCGGCGAGGCGCAGCATCATTCTTCCCGGACCATCGAGAACCTGTTCGGCGAGGTGGGATACGACGCGAGAGAGACGGACGACTTCGATCCCATAGGCTATCCTGCCGATATGGTAGTGGAACTCTGGGAGATCCGAAAAGGATGAACGCGGACGCTGGCGGACCGTCCCGGCCAGGCCTGAACCGTGAGAGGATGAATGCGGTCCCCGGCGGACCGACCAGGTTGAGTCCGCGAACGTAAGAGGATCAGGACCATGAAACCCGCAAGTCCGGATACCCTGATAGACACCGGCCGGTACCCGCTGGAAGACCTCGAAAGCCCTGCAGGTCAGGGTTTTCTCGCATCCTGCCGTTCCGAGCTCGAGGCGAAGTCCATCTGCGTACTGGAGGACTTTGTCGAGCCGAACGCGCTGGCCGGCATGGTGAGGGAGACCAGCGCCCTGATACCACAGGGTTACTACTACGACCGGCCGCGCACGAGTTACGAGGGCAACGACTACTACGACCGGCCCTGGCCCGCGGACCATCCCCGGACGACCGAACATGTCAACCGGTACCGGCAGGTACTGAACTACCAGATCCCCAACGACAGCTTCGTGCGCAGCGTGTTCCACTGGCCGGCGCTGACCGGGTTCGTGCGCCGGGTGCTCGGATTCGATACGCTGTATACGAGCGCCTGCCCCCATCTGGCCCTGACCCTGCAGATCGCCCACGAGGGCGACAGCAACGGGTGGCACTTCGATTCCAACAACGGCAATATTACGCTGCTGATCCAGCAGCCCGATTCCGGCGGTGTATTCGAGTACGTCCCCGGTCTCCGGGAAGATCACGACGAGCATTACGACGACGTGCGCGCCGTCTTCGATTCGCCTGAAAGGCACGCCCGACGCACCGACATCCGGCCGGGTACCCTCGTCCTGTTCAACGGCAAGTACGCGCTGCACCGGGTTTCGCCGGTCGGACCGACGAAACGGCCCCGCATCATCGCGATCTTCAGCTACGACAGGCGTCCGGACAAGCTCTTCTCCAGGGACTACATCGACATGGTGCGCAGCTTCAGGCAGGACGCGCTCGTGGGCTGAGCCATAACTTTCGCACGAGCGCACACAGGGCACGCGCAGATCCATTATTGCTTGGCCATGGACTTCATAGAACCCTACTTAGTCGCCTTTTCCGACCTGGCCTGGTCCTACGTATTCTACCTGATCATCGGCGGCGGAGCGCTGCTGTTGCTCTACAGCCGCTTCACGCCGTTCCGATACGTGAAGCACGCCTTCGACCTCGTCCGCGGCAGATACGACGACCCCGACGATCCAGGCGACGTCTCCCACTTCAAAGCGCTGGTCAGCGCCCTCTCCGCCACGATCGGCATGGGGAACATTTCGGGTGTCGCCATCGCCATCACCACGGGAGGGCCCGGGGCGATTTTCTGGATGTGGGTCAGCGCATTCGTCGGCATGGCGACCAAGTTCTTCACCTGTTCGCTGGCCGTCATGTACCGGGGACGGGACACCGTGGGGCGCATACAGGGCGGCCCGATGTACGTGATTTCTGAAGGCCTGGGAGGCATCTGGAAACCCCTGGCCGCCCTCTTCGCCGTCGCCGGCGTCATCGGCTGCCTCCCGCTCCTGCAGCCCAACCAGTTGATACAGATCGTCCGGGACGTCGTGTTCGCGCCGTACATGTCTTTCGAAAGCGGTCATTTCAGATTCGATCTCATCGCCGGGCTGGTCCTGTCCGGTCTCGTGGCCGTAGTGATTTTCGGCGGGATTACCCGCATTGCCGAAGTCGCTTCCCGCGCCGTGCCGGCCATGGTGGTCCTGTACATGGTTTCGACCCTGTGGATCATCCTGTACAACCTGGGCGAGGTGCCCCGGTATCTGTTCCTCATCCTGACGGATGCTTTCACCGGGGCGGCAGTGGCGGGCGGCGTAGTCGGTACGACCATCGT contains:
- a CDS encoding amino acid carrier protein; the encoded protein is MDFIEPYLVAFSDLAWSYVFYLIIGGGALLLLYSRFTPFRYVKHAFDLVRGRYDDPDDPGDVSHFKALVSALSATIGMGNISGVAIAITTGGPGAIFWMWVSAFVGMATKFFTCSLAVMYRGRDTVGRIQGGPMYVISEGLGGIWKPLAALFAVAGVIGCLPLLQPNQLIQIVRDVVFAPYMSFESGHFRFDLIAGLVLSGLVAVVIFGGITRIAEVASRAVPAMVVLYMVSTLWIILYNLGEVPRYLFLILTDAFTGAAVAGGVVGTTIVTGVRRAAFSNEAGIGTEALAHGAAKTGEPVREGLVAMMGPVIDTMIVCTCTALVILMTGVWQNTPDNGVTLTAGAFEASIPGYGAYILTVCVFFFAVTTLLTYSYYGAKCLSFLIGARYAKLYNVAYVIFVVVASVASIDAVISFADGLFALMAIPTMVSTLRLAPRVMASFRTYSGSFESRNQDVSGLQREHSRNPESA